A window of Schistocerca serialis cubense isolate TAMUIC-IGC-003099 chromosome 1, iqSchSeri2.2, whole genome shotgun sequence genomic DNA:
CAATAACTAATTGCATCGAGAAAGTGATGTACTGGTTCGAGAAGTACGTCGTCGTGGTGCTTTGGTGGTAAATCTCGTGCCTGGAAATCGAGAAGTCACGGCATCGAATCCTGGTCGGACCACGGAAATTTACCGTCTGCCTTTAATCTATCCCTCACTTCTCAGTGATGTCAGGAATCGTCAGAAACGACAAATTAAACTGCAAATCCCCTTTTCCCATCTGGGTAACTGGAGTACATGGAGACACGCAAGACGCCAAAGTTGGGCCCAATtgaaaaacttgcacccggcgtTTGACCCGCACTAAATCATTTAATTAACGTAGCGTATTTACAGTTTCATCTGATATCGATGAAATTTATCCTTTTATATCAAAGATATCACTCTACTAGGGCCTATGTAGAAATATGCCCATGAATGTGTTGACTAAGTTACAGAGATGCTGGGTTAAAATGGTTTTTCTTACCTTCCTGAGTTTAAGAAATATAATGAATTCTACGCTTTCGCTTTTAGCTAAATATATTCAAGTTGCAGATCCAGACAGATATAAGTCAATAGAGTCAGAGATAATGCGATTCACTTATTTCTTTATAATTGTTAGTTTCTAGCAGTAACAATGGCAAAAGTTATTAGGAACTCTCTAGTGCACATCGACGGCATACAGTGTACCAGCACTTCAAAGAAACTTCTTTAATACGTATATTTCAACATTACCTTAGGGTGGaggaaacaaacattattaatttcCTGGTAATTTCCTGGGAGACTGGAACAGTCGATCTGCAACTGAAATACGCTGTATTTAAAAAATCGGCTTGCCACGTGGTTTTTATATCGAGTAGTAACGCGGTCTTTTATTTCTTTGCACTGTTAGGCACGACGCGTATCATGTTCTTTTCCTTTTACAGAGACTATTGGTCCCAATAGAACAAAGATTTACACGTTAATAGGGTGTTGGACAATGATGTATTCACCGCATTACCACAGTCACATGGATAAGGAAGCTTCAGAGGGTTTTATCGGTCTCAGAAATCCTCAGGTCCATATCGAGGCCTTCATCGATAACTGATGAGAACTGTTTTGAAGTGGTGGAAGATAACATGAATCAGAATATTTATGACCATTAGAACCTCCAGTTCCCATCATTGTCCAACACTCTATTACGGGTAAATCTTTGTTCTACTGGGACCAATAGTCTCCGTAAAAGGAAAAGAACATGACACGAGTCGTGCCTAGCAGTGCAAAGAAATAAAAGACCGCATTACTAATCGATATTAAAACCACGTGGCAAGTCGATTTTTTTAAATACCGCGTATTTCAGTTACAGATCGACTGTTCCAGTCTCCCAGGAAATCAATAATGTTTGTTTCCTCCACCCTAAGGTAATGTTGAAATATACGTATCGTCTGGCACTGACAAGTGATTTGGAACACATTTGTTTCAAAAGCTTATGATGAAGAAATAGCAATAATATATGCCAAAATAGAGGAATTGATAAAATAAGTGCAGAGGGATGACAATGTCTCGTCGCAAACGGTTGGAATACTATTGTAGTGAAGAAACAGAACGTAAAGTTGTCAGGGAATATGAACTGGGAAAAAGGAATGGTGGGAGACTGCTAGAGTTTTGTCGTAGGTTTCAACTGGACGTAGCGAATGCCCTTTTCTaaaatcacaagagaagaaggTATACTTGCTTAAGGCTACGATACACTGGGACGAATCAACTAGACTAAATTATCGTTCGAAGATTATCGTTCGACAAAGGTTTAAATATCAAATCATGTACTGCTTAGCATATTAGATATCGGTAAGACTCACAACATAGGATAGTACCAACTTGCAGCACGCTGACATTCAAAATTAAAAAGAGAAAGGAGTATACGATGAAACAGAATACTGGAAACTGATGACGAAGTGAGACCATATAGAAATTCTCTAGGTCTATGACCAATGAGCTAAGCAACAGCCCCAATAATAGTTCAGTAGTAGAGAAGTGAAACAAAATAAAGGGGAAAATGATAAAAGCAGGAAAAGATCCTTAAGTGAAGGCGGAGGGACGAAAGCCATGGAAAACCCAGGAAATACAAGAGCTTACAGGTAGAAGAAGAACAGATAACAATCTTAACAATGATTCTGGGTGGAAGCTGTATGGATTGTTTAAGGATgaatttaatatgaaagataacTAGGCAATATAGGAATGGATGGTTGAACCCGTAAAGATATTTAAAGAGATTCGATTGTATGAAAAGTCGATGAGGTGAACAGAAAGATTAAATGTAGCTTCGGGGCAGTTAAACGCAGGATGTCAGCCTAGAGGTGGAGATGGAGAGCCATTGTTAGAAGTGACAGTCAGATTAAAATaagacagacggaaaaaagtaagtaagctgttcaTTATTTAACAAGTGATGTCCATAACTGTcaacacatttattccactgtgacacaagacggtcAAGCCTCCATACAATTCctgtctctccccatgcgatttccatattttgggacccCTAAAGATAGACATTCGCGGTCATCAATTAGCTTCGGAAGAAGAGATGCGTCTGAATACGATCATGGTTCCTCGGACAACGGCAAGCATTTTGCCATCAAAGCATTTACCACCTTGTCCCACAGTGAGATAATTGTATTAACTGTTACGGCGATTATTTTTCAAGTAATGagctacttaattttttttcatttatctcgtTATCATTTGTCTGCCCCTTATAAGTTGGTAAGAAGGGCAGACAGAcagaagagtacattgaaagcctataCGATGGAGAATAACTGTCTCAAAGTGtagcagaagaggaggaggaatttGACGAGAAAGAAATATCTGATACAGTACCACTGTCAGAATTTCATAGAGCAGTCTTTCATATGTGGTGTATAAGGAGGAGGCTAATTTTTAGCATTGTTTTTAAAAACGTTGAGTTATAAGCCGTTgcagttctaatttttttttctgaaatgatgATACTCACTTTGTACTGCACAGAAACATATCACCAGTGTAAGATGTATGGAACATAGCTGCCTTTCCTTACTTCCTAGTACAATTTTTAATCGCCTGTTACCATACATTTTTATAACTCGAGACCAACAATATCTCTACCACGTCCCTCAGGAACCTAAAATAAATCTGAATTCTCAATGTAACAATTAATCTACAGGCACACTCTGTTATCAGGCACGAAAACTGTTACATCTGGGAAAAGATAACATGCGGAAAAAGTAGTCTAATAATAGTGTTTCTCATTAAAGTGATTCTCCTGTTTCTACACAGTTTCTCTTCAGACACAGACCAAACAAGAGAAGAGATATAACTTCAGATATTGTAAACAATGGTACCTTAATATGTCCCCATCTCAGTGTGTTACTCAGTTTttcctctgcgtctaacagtctcccccaaaacacgtcacataatttactacctaaagttttctgcatggtcgtaattcCACAGCCGAATGGACCATACCTGTCAGTATCgacttgccgttttgtttccacgtgtccacacttcaacacccgaTCTTTTGCCCAGGAGAAAATAATGATtaacggcttgctcttgccacaaatacttggagatactaaccaacctaaaaacatgttgttgttgtggtcttcagtcctgagattggtttgatgcagctccccatgctactctatcctgtgcaaggttcttcatctcccagtatctactgcagcctacatccttctgaatctgcttagtgtattcatctcttggtctccctctacgatttttaccctccacgctgccctccactactaaattggtgatccctcgatgtctcagaacatgtcctaccaaccgatcccttcttctagtcaagttgtgccacaagctcctcttctccccaattctagtcaatacctcctcattagttatgtgatctacccatctaatcttcagcattcttctgcagcaccacatttcgaaagcttctattctcttcttgtctaaactatttatcgttcacgtttcacttccatacatggctacactccatacaaatactttcagaaacgacttcctgacatttaaatctatactcgatgttagcaaatttctcttcttcagaaacgctttccttgccattgcctgtctacattttatatcctctctaattcgaccatcatcagttattatgctccccgaatagcaaaactcctttactactttaagtgtctcatttcctaatctaattccctcagcatcatccgatttaattcgactacattccattatcctcgttttgcttttgttgatgttcatcttatagcctcctttcaggacactgtccattccgttcaactgctcttccaagtactttgctgtctctgacagaattacaatgtcatcggcgaacctcaaagtttttatttcttctccaaggattttaatacctactccgaacttttcttttgcttcctttattgcttgctcaatatacagattgaataacatcgtggataggctacaaccctgtgtcactcccttcccaaccactgcttccctttcatacccctcgactcttataactgccatctgctttctgtgcaaattataaatagcctttcgttccctgtattttacccctgccaccttcagaatttgaaagaggctattccaatcaacattgtcaaaagctttctctaagtctataaatgctagaaacgtaggtttgcctttccttaatctttcttctaagataagtcgtagggccagtattgccctaaaaacatacaactcctaatagctataattataaaTCTGTAATTGAAGTAAATACTGACATAATCTTGTTCAGTACACATTCCTCATTCaccaacaaaaatatctgcactaacACCCTGTGTAATTACTCTTTCTACCTTTCTTCTGtcataagctcaccagacaaaatattagtcGCTTTCTTAAAAGAGAAGATTGGTCGCATTTGGAGCCCTGTAGATTCTGTAGAACTGGGACGGGCGACTACATGACTCTTCACCGCGACTCATTCGTAGCAGTGAAGTGGTTGGTACGTGCCGGTCGATTTTacggaatcagcgcagtaagatgggtTGAAGAGAGATGTGACAGAATCCTAGAAGGAAGCTATTATGTTTGGAAGTGCACATGACCAGATCATGAAGTTGCCCACATTTGTGTGAACAAACGTGGCACATTCAACTTATTTCAAGTAAACATTGTGCCACTCGCAGTCATATTATACGATCTAAGAACGGTGATTATAAAGAGATCCTGAGAGGGCCTGGAGACGAGTGCCCCCCTCGTCAATGACAATCAGTTTCACACCCgacagtgtggctgagcggttctaggcgcttcagtctggcaccgcgcgaccgctacgatcgcaagttcgaatcctgcctggggcatggatgtgtttgatgcccttaggttagttaggtttaagtagttctaagttctatgggactgatgacctcagatgttaagtcccatagtgctcagagtcatttgaaccattgttttgaacaCCCGATAGTAACTGATGCTGTCAGTCAATGCAGGATCATCTCAACCAGTTTATGCGCGAACATTGCCAAGGGAACTTCGTGCTCTGGACATTTGGAGTCAGGTACTTCCTAAAAGTCTTTTGATCACAGCGACCCATAAAACAACAGGTGAACAaacaacacagaaagtgcatttacTATGTGACTGGAGATGTGTAGTGTAGTTCGAGGAGTTACAGTGttgctcttttcaaatgatgcagtgTGTCAAGTGCACCAAGTCTCCAATGAGCCGTTTAAACTGCATGGTGTGAAGGAAGTGGTTCAGACCGAGGATTATTTTTTACAGCAGAGGTGGAGCCCTTCCACGCCCACacaggcatgatggccaactcgaaAGGTCTACTGTCATCTCTGCATAAGGCTTAGTTTTCACtagagtgaggtgtcgcaggatgtgggtactgcgatgtttgcgtacgtctggttaaggttaactattaatacgcgctcatctggagatggaTTGGGTcgaagttgaacgaagggtagcggtttgaagggcagagaaaaaaagtgccaaggtaaAAGTCAAGGGAAAAACATCTCtgtgatagttaggtcgggtggtaagagcagtagcagatgtcttgctgcctgcgaaaggtcatgcaagggtaggctttgttagtagaggGGATCATGCATGTCGACACCTTTGACGTTGTGTGGTGGtgttgctcggcggctgccgctggctGCCGGTATTAAACTCTCGATCAGCGCCAGCAACCTGCAATAgttaggtttatcatcgtttttgtgtccgaCAGGTCATATATCGGATCCACAGTGTAGGGTGACGATTTGTTTGTGCgactgtgggcgagctcgtcggtttccctgctgtggcctgttggtcggctctaatggCAGTTGGTAacttccagtcaacgttgctgatgtgcaggggcttgccgacgtttgtcgcttgttggtgtatgttagcttgccataggcggttatgccctagctagtagtgtctttggccgtttatgcttccacctatgtataagcggccaaagacactactagctagggcataaccacctatgacaAGCTAACATACATCAACAAGCGACAAAACGTCAGctagcccctgcatatcagcaacgttgactggaaattACCAACTGCCATTAGAGGATGGTTCTGTGACGTTTCACGTATTGTGGCTTGGACGCACTCTTTCAGGTTAACGAGCACATTAAGCGGaaagtttatttcaacattctcgctgTATATGTGTTCAACATTTTGTAGACGAATATGCTGCGTACACACACCCAAATCCTAAGGTGACAACAGCCGTGTTGTCAGAGATGCACGCATACGTGTTTAGTTTAACAAACACTCATTCACTCTCTCGCACCTTGACACGGCCGCTAAATGGCTCTTAGTCCCATAGAAAAGGTTACGGGCCATTTAAATAATAACGGGCGAAACTCAGCAACCAATATCGCCGCAGTTTCATAGTTCTATGAGAACTTATGATCAACGAGTGGCTTCAGCTTGAAACGGTATAGCACAAGAAACTTGCGGACTCTTGTTTCTCGCTGAATTAAGGACATTACCTAAGTCTAGAAGGGGTGTTGCGCCCTATTAACGTTATATCTTCTTCGGTGCGGGTGACTACTTTTTGTCGGTATGCTTGTTATGGTAACGTTTCTCCAAGAAATAGTTACTGATCTTCCCAAGCGCCCGCGCGAATGGAATAGGGAAAGGGGGGAGAGGAGCAGTTAGTCATAGcagaagtaccctctaccacacaccctCCGGTAGATCGCGGAGTATTGGTCTACATGTAGAGCAGAGGGTGTTCGGAAATTGTCGTTAATAGCTTCCAGGGCTTGTAAAAGGAGAGCCGCGtgtggttagccgagcggtcttaggcgctgcagtcatggaccgtgcggctggtcccggcggaggttcgagtcctccctcgggcatgggtgtgtgtgtttgtccttaggataatttaggttaagtagtgtgtaagcttagggactgatgaccttagcagttaagtcccataagatttcacacacatttgaactttttgtttgtaaaagcaGGGTGAgtggataatattttgaataggaatccatgatcggaaacataccgtttccgagCTACTTGCGTTTGAAAACATCTTTCAAGGTAGGTATGCAATAGGATGGTCATGGGGGTGGGTGCtgacgtcggatcggctgatgtcatttgatttCTGTCCTACCCCTCTGACCTGGATCGAGGCTCATTCACGTCTCTGTCAGTGATAGACCAATATGGTTGAGTGCACGTTTGCTTAAGACGTCGATATGATCCTTCTGTCTGCCAAAGCTCACGGTACTGGAAGCGCGGTTCTTCACCTTTATCAAGGTCGTTATCCACGATGTCTGACTCCATTGCATACCCTTATCGCCACAAATACGCAATGGCTTCGAGAGTGGGATACCTTCACCGTCAACAGGCGTGACTGTGCTCCTCCAAGGAGACGctgcacacccgaattggaagaggaCGAACTGCATCACGTATCCTTTCTGTTTATTTGATTATTAATATAcgaaattgtaaaacaagtgatgtactgggtcacgccaaATAAATtagttgtaaaagtggtcgcgttaccaatatGATCTCAAATGGCTGTAACATGGGAACGGTACGTTTTCGAACATGGGTTCCAATTGAAAATGTTATCTACTCAGCCTCCTAtagaagtcctagaagtctgtaacgggaatttccaagcACACTGTATATAGTCCCATGTGGAGCTGATATCGTATTTTTACGTCTTCCTTGCAGCGTCGCTGAGTTACGCGGCCTACGGCACGTTCATGACCTGGCCCTCAACAACGCTCCCTATTCTGCAAGGCGAAGGCTCACCGATTCCACTCACGGCTGACGAGGGCTCTTGGCTCGCATCCATCAACTCGCTGACGATGCTGGTTGGAGTTTTCGGCGCCGGATACTCGGTTGACATCATTGGACGGAAGAAGTTGGTGCTAGCCAGCGCAGTGCCGTTGTTGGCCTGGTGGCTGATGGTCGCCTTCTCCGATTCCTACGGCATGTTGCTAGCAGCTCGGGCCATCGGGAGCATCGGTGGTGGCCTTATTAGCACAGTGATGCCCATGTACTTGTGCGAGGTAGCCGACCCCGATATACGAGGGGTGCTTGTGGCCATCCACCTAGTACTGATGCAAATGGGAACGTTGTTCATTTACTGCATAGGGCCCTACTTGCCCATTCCGGTCGTCGCTGGTATCTGCGCTTCTGTCCCTGTCATATTCTTCATAGCCTTTATATGGATGCCGGAGTCACCATACTTCCTCCTCAGCCAGCACAGAGAAAAAGACGCGAAGCGGATCCTTCTTCGGCTGAAGGGAAAACTGAGTCCTGAGGACCTCGACTCGGAACTTACTGTGATGCACGAAACTATACGCCAGAAGAATGAGAGCAAAGGAAAACTAAAAGACTTGTTCACGGTGCCAGTGCATCGTAGAACACTGTTCATAATGACCGGCTTCATCCTGCTTCAGGCGTCCAGCGGAGCAATAGCAATATTGACTTACACGACGTCTATATTCGAGGCAAGTGGGAGCAACCTtgatccaaacttatcttccatcGTCTTGGCATCAGTTCTGCTCGTCACTAGCGTTGGCGCGTCGTTTATCATTGACCGCTTCGGCCGGCGAACACTCGCTATGGCGTCTCTCATGATATGCAGCGCCTGCCTAACAGCCGAGGGGGCCTACTTCTACGTCAACGAGGTCTATGGTGATGTTAACTCAGCATTCGATTGGCTGCCGCTCGCCGCGTTGATGGGTTTTCAGGTACCGTAATTAAAATTTTCACCGTATTTCCATTATCTTTCTTTTTAGTGCTTCAatgcccctccctcctcccccaactAATCTCTTCCTACCTCCTGTTTATTATTTAACACGTGCATAAAACACAAAGGAACATGAATTTATTACTATTCGACGGATTCTGGGTTTTAGACATCCGTCAACGTTTTCATAGTTTCTGACGCTCTGCTCTTAAGTATGGAGAACATCACCAGATGTTCCACAGTTTTTTTTTAGAGTCGTCGCCAAGGCAGACTGCTGCTTATGCCTTGAGTATAACATGCCACTACAAAGAGGAAGATTTTTGGACACGTTCTCACATGTTCAAGAAATATTCTTCATTATAGGTCGATCACACAGTTATTGTTCCTTAATATAGTTAAAAATCATTCTGCTCCTAGTCCTGCTGCTCATTAATATCTGCGCGATATCCCAACAGGCTTACAGCAACCGGTGAAGATCCCTGTCCTTTCATATTCACTGCAGATACATAGACTACACATGTACAATCTGTCAAAATTTCATAAGTTTCAGGACTGATAATAATTAAAGTAATGAAACTTTTATGTGGCAATATCCATCAGATGTACCACTTCGTCTTCATTAGTCGTTAAAATATGTTTGGCGAGACACTCTACACACAATGTCGCATAACATTTTTATATACTGCGTTGTACACTTCCTTGAAAGATGTGTCACAGGCTGTTAACTAGCCGCTTAATCAGATGCTGAGTTCCTCTCTACCCACAAACATACTTCgtaagccatcgtacggtgcgtggtggacgacttggtgcggatcccaaacattcgagcagtactcaagaacggatGGCGCTTGAGCTCtaaggcggtctcctttacaaatgaaccacatttccctaaaattctcccaataaacgaaaCCGACAATTCCCTATTACAATCCTAACATGCCCGCTCCATtcatatcactttgaaatcttacgccGAGATATTTAATCGCCGTGACTGTGTCGAACAGCACACAACTAATGCTGTACTCGATCATTACGGCTTTGTCtttcctacccatccgcattatCTTAGATGTTTCTACATTCAGAGATAGCtgtcattcatcgcaccaactataaattttgtttaagtcatcttgtatcctcctatagtaaTTCCACGACGGCACGTTCCCGTACACGACAGTGTCATAAGAAAACAGGCATATATTGAAgttcaccctgtccgccagacaatttatgtatatagaaaataacagcgaaaCTATCACACTTTTCTAGATCTGATGAACACTCATCTTCAACGGGTTCTGTTACTTGAGGATCTTCAAGCCACTCAGATACACTAcgcgatcaaaagtacccggacaccccccaaaacataagtttttcatattaggtgcattgtgctaccagctactgccaggtactccatatcagcgacctaagtagtcattagacacgtGAGAGTGCAAAATTGGGCGCTTCGCGGgcctcacggactttgaacgtgctcaagtgcttgggtgtcacttgtgtcatacgtctgtacgcaatatttctacactccgaaacatccctaagtccactttTTGTGAAgttgaaaagtgaagggacacacgcagcacaaaagcatacaggccgacctcgtctgttgactgtcagagacagcTGACAATTGAAGAGGGACGTAACGTGTAACAGGTAGACATCTAtcgagatcatcacacaggaattccaaactgcatcaggatccactgcaagtactatgacagttaggcgggaggtgagaaaacttggatttcacagtcgagcggctgctcataagccacacatcacgccggtaaatgccaaacgacgcctcacttggagtaaggagcgtaaatattggacgactgaacagtggaaaaacgtcgtgcggagtgacgaatcacggtacacaatgtggtgatccagtggcagggtgtgggtatggcgaatgcccggtgaacgtaaactgccaggcctacattgatgttttaagcaccttcttgcttcccactgttgaagagcaattcggggatggcgattgaatcttttaACACTATcgaacacttgttcataatgcatggtctgtggcggagtggttacacgacaataacatccctgtaatggactcacctgtacagagtcctgacctgaatcctatagaacacctttgggatattttggaacgcgacttcgtgccaggcctcaccgaccgacctcgacacctcacctcagtgcagcactccgtgatgaacaggttgccattccccaagaaacctcccagcacctgattgtacgtatgcctgcgagagtgggagctgtcatcaaggtcaAGGGTGGGcctacacttggttcaagaatcatgaaagaa
This region includes:
- the LOC126424871 gene encoding facilitated trehalose transporter Tret1-like is translated as MPKSSRLMQYVVAATASLSYAAYGTFMTWPSTTLPILQGEGSPIPLTADEGSWLASINSLTMLVGVFGAGYSVDIIGRKKLVLASAVPLLAWWLMVAFSDSYGMLLAARAIGSIGGGLISTVMPMYLCEVADPDIRGVLVAIHLVLMQMGTLFIYCIGPYLPIPVVAGICASVPVIFFIAFIWMPESPYFLLSQHREKDAKRILLRLKGKLSPEDLDSELTVMHETIRQKNESKGKLKDLFTVPVHRRTLFIMTGFILLQASSGAIAILTYTTSIFEASGSNLDPNLSSIVLASVLLVTSVGASFIIDRFGRRTLAMASLMICSACLTAEGAYFYVNEVYGDVNSAFDWLPLAALMGFQVSFGLGAGPVMSPMIGEIYHVSVKGAAASINTTVIALYGFFLKKMFQVVSDNVGAYWSFWGFAVLCVCATAYVYFLLPETKGKTFAQINEELDARFGKHHPKSVSDTKYADPK